Within the Thiohalophilus sp. genome, the region GGTGGAGATCCAGGGGGTGAGCGAGATCCACGGCGAGAAAGTGTTTGTCCTGCGCTTCATCCAGGCCCGCAACCCCGACTGGGTCCAGCGCCCCTTCTTCGCACAGTATGATGAAAATGCCACCTGGCTGGATCAGCTCAAGCCGGCCTTCGGCGAGGAGAAATTCTTCTTCGAGGACGAATACCAGGCCATGCTCTCAGGCGAAATCAGTCCCAGGGTCGTCTGACCACCCGGCCCGAAGGGCCGGGGAGTGCCGAGGGACGAGGTACGAGTGACGAGGAAATAATTTCTCCATGCCAGTTTTATTAATGCCTCGTCACTCGGCCCTCGTAACTCGTCCCTGTTAGTTGGGATGACTGAAGTGCCCGTGCCGGGCGCCGTGCATCATGTAGCGAAAATCATCACCGGACACGTGGACCAGTTCGGCGTGATCGCCGGCTTCGAAGTAGACGTCAGGGAAGGCTTCCAGGGTTTCGTCCACGGCGGCCTCGTAACCGAAGGCCTCGGCGACGGGCGGGACCGCGCCTTTGGAGCAGTCGTCGAACAGTCTGGCGATCTCCTTTTCGCTTGCCAGGCTCAGCTTGCGGTGCAGATCGCGGTTGAGTTCCTCCAGGTCCAGCTTGTGCGAGGCGGGGATCACCGCGACCAGATAGCCCTGTTCGTCTTTCAATACCACCGGTTTGGCAATCTGGCGGCCCGGAATGTGGGCCATGGCCGCGGTGCGCAGGCTGCCGGTGACAAAGGCGTGATGCAGCAGCTCGTAATCGACGCTTTTCCATTCCAGGTATTCGAGTAACCTTAAAGACATGGTCATGATGAATCCTCCTGATCATCAGTGCATTGATAGAAGAGACTGATTGCTCCGGTTTTGCAGGCGTGGCGCGGGAGCAAACCGGAATGTCGCAAAAAACGCGTCAGGCTCTGTATAACTATAGTCGACAATCGCCGGCTGCAAAGCGGTTATAGGCATGATAAAACTGGTTACACAAATGCCAATAAAAACGATTCAGTATGCCGAGTGAAGAACTGCGTTATCTCACCGCCGCCGACGGGGTGCGGCTGGGCTACAAACGGGTCAGCCAGGGGCCGCAGGCACCGACCCTGGTGATGCTGCACGGGTTAGCGAGCAATCACAGCCGCTGGAGCGAGTTTGTCGCCAATACCGATCTGCGCCGCGACTGGAACCTGCTGCGCCCCGATCTGCGCGGCCACAGCTATTCGATGACCCGCAAGACCTATCACCGCGAGCACTGGTGCGAGGATCTGGCCGCGGTCCTGCGGCAGGAAGGAGCGCACAACGCGGTCATTCTCGGTCACAGTCTCGGCGCCCAGATCGCCATGGACTTCGCGCTGCGTTACCCGGCATTGTGCGGCGGGCTGATTCTGCTGGATCCGGTTTTCCCCGAACTGCTGCATGGGCGGCTGGGCAAGGCGCGCCGTTTTCGACCGTTGTTGTGGCTGATCGTCAGGTTATTACGCCTGGGGTACGCGCTGGGCCTGGGCAAGCGGGAATTTCCGATTCGCGATCTGTACGCGCTGGATGTCAAAACCCGCGAGCTGCTCAAGCAGACCTCGGCTTCGGAGATCGCCCGCCTGTATACCAACCCGCGGGTGGACCTGGAGTTCATCCCGCTGGCCAACTATCTGCAGGATGTGCTGGAGGTGGTACGCCCGCTACCCGACTATGCCCGGATCACCCAGCCGGTGTGGGTGCTGCTCTCCACCGGGACCACCCTGACGGATCACCGCGCGCTGGAGGAGAGGATCGCCCGCATTCCCCACAGCGATATCGTGCCGGTGCACTGCAACCACTGGCCCATGACCGAAAAGCCCGAAGAGGTGCGCGAGATCATCGAGACTATCTGCCGCCAGTGGCAGGCGCAGCTTTAAACCGGCGATCCGAATATCCGCAGCGGTGCGAGGCGCCCTGCCTTTCAGAACCGTCGGCCGTGCAGGGAGGTATTCACAACATCTTCTGGCAGGGACGGACAGCTCGCAAAGTTTACTCTGTTCGGGGATGCGGAACTTTCATTTAGTATCGCCCGGGTTCGGTGGCCTGGAGGAGGGGGCGATCCAGCCGCCGATAGGCGATCGCCTCGCTGATGTGGGCGTCGGTGATCTGTTCGGCACCGGCCAGATCGGCGATGGTGCGTGCCAGTTTCAGCACCCGGTGATAGGCTCGCGCCGACAGACCGAGACGGGCGATCGCCGTTTGCAGTAACCGCGCCGGCGCCTCGTCCAGCCGGCAGATCGCTTCCAGGCGGGGGTTATCGAGCTGGGCGTTGGCGACGCCGCTGCGCGCCAGCTGCACCGCCCGGGCCGCCTCGACCCGCCGGCGTACCGTGGCGCTGTCCTCTTCACGGTTGCCGCTCTCCTGATGGATCACTTCCAGCGAGACACTGGGAACCTCGACGTGCATGTCGATCCGATCCAGCAAGGGCCCCGAGAGTTTGGCGCGATAGCGGGCGACCTGATCCGGAGTACAGCGGCAACGTCCGCTGGCATCACCGTAATAACCGCACGGGCAGGGATTCATGGCGGCGATCAGCTGAAAACGGGCCGGAAAGTCGGCCTGGCGGGTCGCCCGGGAGATAGTGATCATGCCACTCTCCAGCGGCTCGCGCAGCACCTCCAGCACCCGGCGATCGAACTCGGGCAGCTCGTCCAGAAACATCACTCCGTGATGGGCCAGGGAGATTTCGCCCGGCCGCGGGTGACTGCCGCCGCCCACCAGGGCCACCGCTGAAGCGGTGTGATGGGGTGCGCGAAACGGGCGCACCTTCCAGCGGGCGCAATCGAAGCCCTGATGGCTGATGGATTGGACCGCGGCGCTCTCCATCGCCTCCTCGTCACTCATGGTCGGCAGGATGCCTGGCAGGCGCCGGGCCAGCATCGACTTGCCGGTCCCGGGTGGGCCGACCAGCAACAGGCTGTGGCCGCCGGCGGCGGCGATCTCCAGCGCCCGGCGGGCCTGATGCTGGGCGCGAACCTCGGCCAGATCCGGTTCGCGTTCGGGGGCGTGTGCGCTGATGGGGGACTGCTCGGGCAGGGCGAGCCGTTGCTGTCCCACCAGATGGGCGCAGACCTCGCTCAGGTGGGCGGCCGCCAGGACCTCGGCCTCCTGGATCAGGGTGGCCTCGGCCAGATTCTCCGCCGGCAGGATCAGACAGCGCTGGGCCCGGCGGCTGTGGATGCTGGCGGGCAGGGCGCCGCGTACCGGGCGCAGGGCGCCGCCGAGGGCCAGTTCGCCGAGAAACTCATAGCGGGCGAGCGCGTCGACCGGCAGCTGTCCGGAGGCGGCCAGGATGCCCAGAGCGATGGCGAGATCGAAGCGGCCGCCCTCCTTGGGCAGATCGGCGGGAGCCAGATTGACCGTGATGCGCCGGGCGGGGTACTCGAAGCGGCTGTTCAGCAACGCGGCCCGCACCCGGTCCTTGCTCTCCTTCACCTCGGTCTCAGGCAACCCCACGATAGACAGACCGGGCAGGCCGTTGGAGAGATGGGTTTCCACGCTGACCAGCGGGGCGTCGACGCCACACTGGGCGCGGGTGTAGACCACTGCGAGATTCATGACAGTTTCCCTTGTCTGTGGCACAGGCCGGGAGCGGCCTGCCGGATTCCATTGTCGTGTTTCGATTTTTATACGAACTGCCGGCCGATGCAACCGCCTGGCAGGGAATCTCACCATCAGGGCACGAAGACACCAAGAAAATCATAATCCTCTGGATAAGCCAGGTACCTTGATGCCGATTTACCTTCTTTTTCCTGGTGTCTTCGTGCCCTGGTGGTTAATTTTGTTCAGTTGGAGGTGATTGCTGCTGAAGGGCCTGCTCGAGGGCGGCGACCTGCTGCTCCAGGGCCTCGAGTTTGCTGCGGGTACGCAGCAGCACCTCGCTCTGGATGTCGAACTCTTCACGGGTTACGAGATCCATCTGGGAGAGGGTACGCTGCAGGGCGGCGCGCATCTGTTGATCGGCCTCCTGCTTCATCTCCTGCAAACCCTGGGGCAGGGCGTTCATGATACGGTCGACCAGTTGTTCGATATCCGGAGTCTGCATTGGGGCTCGCCTGTGCGGGATAGTGAATGAGACTATCATTATAATAGTTCAGTCCGGCGGGTAAACGCGCGGCCAGCTAAATAATGACAATTCGGGAGAGAGATTATGAAACATCTTGCAAGCATCCTGCTGCTGGCCGCGGGCCTGCCGGCGACCGCCTCGGGCCAGGGCGAACTGACCGGTAATCTGGGCGTTACATCCAACTACATCTGGCGAGGCGTGACCCAGACCGATGACGATGCGTCGGTGCAGGGCGGTATCGACTATACTCACGAGACCAATCTCTATGCCGGCGTCTGGACTTCCAATTACGGTAATGGCAATGGCTATGAACTGGATTTGTACGGCGGTTATCGCGGGACCGTCTCGGAAATACCCTTTGATGCCGGTATCATCATGTATCAGTACCCGGTTGCCAATACGGGTGATGATGCGACCGAAATCTACGGCCGTTTTGATTT harbors:
- a CDS encoding YbaK/EbsC family protein, which encodes MTMSLRLLEYLEWKSVDYELLHHAFVTGSLRTAAMAHIPGRQIAKPVVLKDEQGYLVAVIPASHKLDLEELNRDLHRKLSLASEKEIARLFDDCSKGAVPPVAEAFGYEAAVDETLEAFPDVYFEAGDHAELVHVSGDDFRYMMHGARHGHFSHPN
- a CDS encoding alpha/beta hydrolase, producing MPSEELRYLTAADGVRLGYKRVSQGPQAPTLVMLHGLASNHSRWSEFVANTDLRRDWNLLRPDLRGHSYSMTRKTYHREHWCEDLAAVLRQEGAHNAVILGHSLGAQIAMDFALRYPALCGGLILLDPVFPELLHGRLGKARRFRPLLWLIVRLLRLGYALGLGKREFPIRDLYALDVKTRELLKQTSASEIARLYTNPRVDLEFIPLANYLQDVLEVVRPLPDYARITQPVWVLLSTGTTLTDHRALEERIARIPHSDIVPVHCNHWPMTEKPEEVREIIETICRQWQAQL
- a CDS encoding YifB family Mg chelatase-like AAA ATPase codes for the protein MNLAVVYTRAQCGVDAPLVSVETHLSNGLPGLSIVGLPETEVKESKDRVRAALLNSRFEYPARRITVNLAPADLPKEGGRFDLAIALGILAASGQLPVDALARYEFLGELALGGALRPVRGALPASIHSRRAQRCLILPAENLAEATLIQEAEVLAAAHLSEVCAHLVGQQRLALPEQSPISAHAPEREPDLAEVRAQHQARRALEIAAAGGHSLLLVGPPGTGKSMLARRLPGILPTMSDEEAMESAAVQSISHQGFDCARWKVRPFRAPHHTASAVALVGGGSHPRPGEISLAHHGVMFLDELPEFDRRVLEVLREPLESGMITISRATRQADFPARFQLIAAMNPCPCGYYGDASGRCRCTPDQVARYRAKLSGPLLDRIDMHVEVPSVSLEVIHQESGNREEDSATVRRRVEAARAVQLARSGVANAQLDNPRLEAICRLDEAPARLLQTAIARLGLSARAYHRVLKLARTIADLAGAEQITDAHISEAIAYRRLDRPLLQATEPGRY
- a CDS encoding accessory factor UbiK family protein; this encodes MQTPDIEQLVDRIMNALPQGLQEMKQEADQQMRAALQRTLSQMDLVTREEFDIQSEVLLRTRSKLEALEQQVAALEQALQQQSPPTEQN
- a CDS encoding TorF family putative porin gives rise to the protein MKHLASILLLAAGLPATASGQGELTGNLGVTSNYIWRGVTQTDDDASVQGGIDYTHETNLYAGVWTSNYGNGNGYELDLYGGYRGTVSEIPFDAGIIMYQYPVANTGDDATEIYGRFDFHLLTATAAFTIDKDGTSQDNDLYLSISSDVDLGEDRSLTLLLGMYEFDDPALEDYKHFHAALKKDEFVFALDKNDLDVGNDLDEMRVSVSWQRNFDL